A window of the Bufo gargarizans isolate SCDJY-AF-19 chromosome 1, ASM1485885v1, whole genome shotgun sequence genome harbors these coding sequences:
- the DPCD gene encoding protein DPCD isoform X2 yields the protein MAVQQWLESLRAAKKTCILQDGRRKVHYLFSDGKEMAEEYDQKTHELLVRKWREKSALGAYGQWQIEVGETPSPVVGALQPDFLKENSSNPVFMRKDTRTSFQWRIRNLPYPKEVYSVTVDEKERCCVVRTTNKKEAVIEGKKRKRCEHVRPIIQGSTTGHTQQQLTSKLIWHRLQWRG from the exons ATGGCGGTGCAGCAGTGGCTGGAGAGTCTACGGGCAGCTAAGAAGACCTGCATCCTACAAGACG GCAGAAGGAAAGTGCACTATCTGTTTTCTGATGGCAAGGAGATGGCGGAAGAATATGACCAGAAAACACATGAGCTGCTGG TGAGAAAATGGAGGGAGAAGTCTGCCCTGGGGGCATATGGTCAGTGGCAGATTGAAGTCGGTGAAACGCCTTCCCCGGTTGTCGGGGCACTACAGCCAGACTTCTTAAAGGAAAACAGTTCAAAT CCAGTTTTCATGCGGAAAGACACAAGAACAAGTTTTCAGTGGAGAATCCGTAATCTTCCTTACCCAAAAGAGGTCTATAGTGTGACGGTGGACGAGAAGGAGCGATGCTGCGTTGTACGGACAACTAACAAGAA AGAAGCGGTCATTGAAGGGAAGAAGAGGAAGCGctgtgagcatgtgcgtcctaTAATACAAGGCTCCACTACAGGACATACCCAACAGCAACTGACATCGAAACTGATTTGGCACAGGCTGCAATGGAGGGGCTaa